From a single Pelobacter seleniigenes DSM 18267 genomic region:
- a CDS encoding farnesyl diphosphate synthase — MPETWTLKTYLEERNRLIESALDRYLPGTDMLPASLHEAMRYSVFAGGKRIRPVLLLAACEAVGGTIEPALPAACAIEMIHCYSLIHDDLPAMDDDDLRRGKPTNHKVFGEAKAILAGDGLLTEAFILLSNPELQVGIRSEDRLEIIHLLAKSSGSRGMVGGQVVDMDSESRQIDLPTLEYIHTHKTGALILAAIDMGAVLGGASKEQRNALRAYGEAAGLAFQVADDILDIVADQESLGKDVGSDVQRGKATYPALLGLTGARERAIELREMALAALQPFGDRARPLREIAAYIVDRTS, encoded by the coding sequence ATGCCTGAGACATGGACTCTTAAAACCTATCTTGAAGAGCGCAATCGCCTGATCGAATCGGCGTTGGATCGTTACCTGCCCGGCACCGATATGCTGCCGGCGAGTCTTCATGAAGCCATGCGCTACTCGGTTTTTGCCGGCGGGAAGAGAATTCGACCGGTTTTATTACTGGCCGCCTGCGAAGCGGTCGGAGGGACTATCGAACCGGCCCTGCCGGCGGCCTGTGCCATTGAGATGATCCATTGCTACTCGCTGATCCACGACGACCTGCCTGCCATGGACGACGATGACCTGCGACGCGGCAAACCGACCAACCACAAGGTGTTCGGGGAAGCGAAGGCGATTCTGGCGGGGGACGGACTGTTGACCGAGGCCTTTATCTTGCTCTCCAATCCTGAACTGCAGGTGGGAATCCGATCGGAGGACAGGCTGGAAATTATCCATCTGCTGGCCAAAAGCTCCGGCTCACGTGGCATGGTTGGCGGCCAGGTGGTGGACATGGATTCGGAAAGCAGACAGATTGACCTGCCGACCCTGGAATATATTCACACCCATAAAACAGGAGCGCTGATCCTGGCGGCCATTGACATGGGGGCTGTTCTTGGTGGAGCATCAAAAGAGCAGCGGAATGCACTGAGGGCTTATGGCGAAGCAGCCGGACTGGCCTTCCAGGTGGCAGATGATATTCTTGATATCGTTGCCGACCAGGAATCCCTTGGTAAGGATGTCGGCAGTGATGTCCAGCGCGGAAAAGCCACCTATCCGGCATTACTCGGGTTGACCGGCGCGCGGGAACGGGCGATTGAGTTGCGGGAGATGGCTCTGGCCGCGTTACAGCCCTTTGGAGACAGGGCGCGGCCGTTGCGGGAGATTGCTGCTTATATTGTGGATCGCACCTCCTGA
- the xseA gene encoding exodeoxyribonuclease VII large subunit has translation MDKSTIVPVSALVELLRELVEDNFVNVLVKGELSNFSRPSSGHCYFTLKDDRAQLRCAMFRSHARTLAFQPEEGMAVICRGRVSVYPQRGDLQLIIEEMLPEGIGSLQLAFEQLKEKLQKEGLFATERKRPLPAFPARIGIVTSPTGAAIRDILNVLKRRSAGLTVLLRPVRVQGDGAAAEIAAAIADLNQEGSSDVLIVGRGGGSREDLWAFNEEVVARALAASKIPVISAVGHEVDFSIADMVADLRAPTPSAAAELVVQNRLELERHLDQLTMRLAGQMKSRIALLESRLSGLKKRLRAPLDLLRMQALRQKQASERLVQAMERKLLLHDNELSSLCAKLNALSPLAVLGRGYAIVRHPRTDSIVVNAAQVTAGDSLQIMLAQGRIEAQVTATADQEEE, from the coding sequence ATGGATAAGAGTACAATCGTTCCGGTTTCCGCATTGGTCGAGCTGCTGCGCGAACTGGTTGAAGATAATTTTGTGAACGTCCTGGTCAAAGGGGAGTTGAGCAATTTTTCCCGGCCGTCTTCCGGCCACTGTTATTTCACGCTGAAGGATGACCGAGCCCAGCTACGTTGTGCCATGTTCCGTAGTCATGCGCGAACCCTGGCCTTTCAGCCTGAAGAAGGGATGGCGGTTATCTGCCGGGGGCGTGTATCGGTCTATCCGCAGCGTGGCGATCTGCAGCTGATTATTGAAGAAATGCTGCCGGAAGGGATCGGCAGTCTGCAACTCGCTTTTGAACAGCTTAAGGAAAAACTGCAAAAAGAAGGCCTGTTTGCGACCGAACGTAAAAGACCCTTGCCGGCTTTTCCAGCCAGAATCGGAATTGTCACCTCTCCGACCGGCGCTGCAATTCGTGACATTCTGAATGTCTTGAAGCGCCGGTCGGCCGGCCTTACAGTCCTGTTGCGGCCGGTCAGGGTTCAGGGGGACGGAGCCGCCGCAGAAATCGCGGCAGCAATTGCCGACCTCAATCAGGAGGGCAGCAGTGACGTCCTGATCGTTGGCAGGGGTGGCGGCTCGCGGGAAGATTTGTGGGCTTTTAACGAAGAAGTTGTCGCCCGCGCCTTAGCTGCTTCGAAAATTCCGGTGATCTCTGCGGTCGGTCATGAGGTGGATTTTTCCATCGCCGACATGGTGGCGGACCTGCGTGCACCGACGCCGAGCGCTGCGGCGGAGCTGGTCGTGCAGAATCGACTCGAACTCGAGCGTCATCTCGACCAGTTAACCATGCGCCTGGCAGGGCAGATGAAATCCCGAATCGCTTTGCTGGAGAGCCGCTTGAGCGGTCTCAAAAAACGCTTGCGGGCGCCGCTGGATTTATTGCGTATGCAAGCGCTCAGACAAAAGCAGGCCTCAGAACGCCTGGTTCAGGCCATGGAGCGGAAGCTGCTGCTGCATGATAATGAACTTTCTTCTTTGTGTGCAAAATTGAACGCACTGTCGCCCTTGGCTGTGCTTGGGCGCGGCTATGCCATTGTGCGTCATCCCCGCACCGATTCGATTGTCGTCAATGCCGCTCAGGTTACGGCCGGGGACTCGTTGCAGATCATGCTGGCGCAGGGGCGGATCGAGGCACAGGTCACAGCGACCGCTGACCAGGAGGAAGAATAA
- the xseB gene encoding exodeoxyribonuclease VII small subunit gives MATTKSFESSLRKLEDSVEQLESGELSLDQALKVFSNGVKQAESCRQALRDVELKVEKLLKQEDGSWDREAFDDA, from the coding sequence ATGGCGACTACCAAAAGCTTCGAAAGTTCATTGCGTAAGCTTGAAGACTCCGTCGAACAACTGGAATCAGGGGAGCTTTCCCTGGATCAGGCGCTGAAAGTCTTTTCCAACGGTGTCAAGCAGGCCGAATCCTGCCGGCAAGCGCTGCGGGATGTGGAACTCAAAGTTGAAAAACTGCTTAAGCAGGAAGATGGTAGCTGGGACCGGGAAGCCTTTGATGATGCCTGA